One Gordonia sp. SID5947 genomic region harbors:
- a CDS encoding FAD-binding protein: MHEWDHETDFLVIGSGGGLVGALRAAALGMDVLVAEKSEMIGGSTGMSGGVIWLPDNPLMARDGASDSLAEATAYFDSVVGSADESGPASSEARRRTYLTAGNEMYSFLESEGVPFLRIDGYSDYYAGVRGVVGGKARSRSVEASAFDAKQLGQWARRLRPPVAGNMTMYTGEAAYVSNLFTRKGASVMSRVMARTVLGRLRGKKNLTNGAALIGYLLKALLDRGVPVWPETALVELIVEDGEVRGAVVDRDGTSVRVRARAGVLISAGGFSRNGVMRDEFAGGQPGRPEWTSANPGDTGEALQIAMKHGAATDMMDEAWWLPSWLMPDGVPSMCISERSKPHSIMVDAKGNRYFNEAIAYQEAGQRMFEHERTVGGALPTWLIIDSRHRSRYVFGFAPPGRTPKDWITSGAMKKADTLESLAAACGIDPAGLIATVDRFNSFARSGVDEDFHRGEGDHEKYQGDITHKPNACLGEVAKAPFYAVPMIPGTSAPTVACSATRMPACCQTMADRSSASTPPATALRR, encoded by the coding sequence ATGCATGAATGGGACCACGAGACAGACTTTCTCGTCATCGGTTCGGGTGGTGGCCTGGTGGGCGCGCTGCGCGCCGCCGCGCTGGGCATGGACGTCCTGGTTGCCGAGAAGTCCGAGATGATCGGCGGGTCGACGGGGATGTCGGGTGGAGTGATCTGGCTACCGGACAATCCGCTGATGGCTCGCGACGGGGCTTCTGATTCGCTTGCGGAGGCCACGGCCTATTTCGATTCGGTCGTGGGCAGCGCCGACGAGTCCGGCCCGGCGTCGTCGGAGGCCCGTCGCCGGACGTACCTGACGGCCGGCAACGAAATGTACTCGTTCCTCGAGAGTGAAGGAGTTCCGTTCCTTCGGATCGACGGTTACAGCGACTACTACGCGGGCGTTCGCGGTGTCGTCGGCGGTAAGGCCAGGTCGCGGTCCGTCGAGGCATCGGCTTTCGACGCCAAGCAACTGGGGCAGTGGGCCCGGCGCCTGCGCCCACCGGTCGCGGGCAACATGACGATGTACACCGGCGAGGCCGCCTATGTCTCGAACTTGTTCACCCGCAAGGGTGCCTCGGTCATGTCGCGCGTGATGGCACGCACGGTGCTGGGACGGCTGCGCGGAAAGAAGAATCTGACCAACGGCGCGGCATTGATCGGGTACCTGCTCAAGGCCTTGCTGGACCGTGGGGTTCCGGTGTGGCCGGAGACTGCCCTTGTGGAGCTCATCGTCGAAGACGGTGAGGTCCGCGGTGCAGTGGTGGACCGAGACGGTACGAGCGTCCGGGTCCGTGCCCGCGCCGGCGTGTTGATCTCCGCGGGGGGCTTCTCACGCAACGGGGTGATGCGCGACGAATTCGCCGGCGGCCAGCCCGGTCGGCCGGAATGGACCAGTGCAAACCCCGGTGACACCGGTGAGGCACTGCAGATCGCGATGAAGCACGGCGCTGCCACCGACATGATGGACGAGGCATGGTGGCTACCGTCGTGGTTGATGCCCGACGGTGTGCCGTCGATGTGCATCAGTGAGCGCAGCAAGCCTCATTCGATCATGGTCGACGCCAAGGGCAACCGCTACTTCAACGAGGCAATCGCGTATCAGGAAGCCGGCCAGCGGATGTTCGAGCACGAGCGAACCGTCGGTGGAGCGTTGCCGACGTGGCTCATCATCGACTCACGGCATCGATCGCGGTACGTGTTCGGCTTCGCGCCACCCGGACGGACGCCCAAGGACTGGATCACCAGCGGAGCCATGAAAAAGGCGGACACCCTCGAGTCGTTGGCCGCCGCGTGCGGTATCGATCCGGCGGGGTTGATCGCCACGGTCGACCGTTTCAACAGTTTTGCGAGATCCGGGGTCGATGAGGACTTTCATCGTGGAGAAGGCGACCACGAGAAGTACCAGGGTGACATCACCCACAAGCCGAACGCGTGCCTCGGTGAGGTTGCGAAGGCGCCGTTCTACGCCGTGCCGATGATCCCGGGGACATCGGCACCAACGGTGGCCTGCTCTGCGACGAGAATGCCCGCGTGTTGTCAGACGATGGCCGACCGATCGTCGGCCTCTACGCCGCCGGCAACTGCACTGCGTCGGTGA
- a CDS encoding cytochrome P450, protein MSDTATELRHETAPHFPMERDMRCPFAPPEGTRVLREKNPVSRVEIWDGSKPWLVTGHEQQKALLNDPRISVDETLPGFPHWNEGMAANVSMRPKSVFNSDGEVHAHFRRMMTRAFTFKRVTALRPFIQQTTDDLIDAMLDGPKPADLVTALALPLPSIVISQMLGVPYENHGFFQENSVKSVDRYATPEDNMQAFAAMFMFMNELVEQKMTEPADDVLSDFARRAKDGEIEPAEAAQMGLGMLIAGHETSANMIALGTLALLENPDQLAQLRATEDPEVIANAVEELMRYLGIIHNGQRRIATEDIEISGQTIHAGDGVILELGSSNWDPAAFPEPEKLDLSRSARHHTGFGFGPHQCIGQQLARVELQIVYKTLFRRIPELRVACARDEIEFKSDRLAYGVYALPMTW, encoded by the coding sequence ATGTCAGACACGGCAACCGAACTACGCCACGAGACCGCGCCGCACTTCCCGATGGAACGTGACATGCGGTGCCCCTTTGCCCCTCCGGAAGGTACCCGGGTCCTGCGGGAGAAGAACCCGGTCAGCCGTGTCGAGATCTGGGATGGTTCCAAGCCATGGCTGGTCACGGGACACGAGCAACAGAAGGCGTTGCTCAACGATCCGCGGATCAGTGTCGACGAGACGCTGCCCGGTTTCCCGCACTGGAACGAGGGCATGGCCGCGAATGTCTCGATGCGGCCCAAGTCGGTGTTCAATTCAGACGGAGAGGTACACGCCCACTTCCGCCGGATGATGACCAGGGCCTTCACCTTCAAGCGGGTGACCGCTCTGCGACCGTTCATTCAGCAGACGACAGACGACCTCATCGACGCAATGCTCGACGGCCCCAAACCGGCCGACCTGGTCACGGCGCTCGCCCTTCCTCTCCCGTCGATCGTCATCTCTCAGATGCTCGGCGTGCCGTATGAGAATCATGGTTTCTTCCAAGAGAACTCGGTGAAGAGCGTCGACCGGTATGCCACGCCGGAGGACAACATGCAGGCGTTCGCGGCGATGTTCATGTTCATGAACGAACTCGTCGAGCAGAAGATGACGGAACCGGCCGACGATGTGCTGAGCGATTTCGCGCGACGCGCCAAGGACGGAGAGATCGAGCCGGCCGAGGCAGCGCAGATGGGATTGGGAATGCTCATCGCCGGGCACGAGACCAGTGCGAACATGATCGCGCTGGGTACCCTTGCCCTCCTGGAGAATCCGGATCAACTCGCGCAGCTGCGTGCCACCGAGGATCCGGAGGTGATCGCGAACGCAGTCGAGGAGCTGATGCGCTATCTGGGCATCATCCACAACGGGCAGCGCCGAATCGCGACCGAGGACATCGAGATCTCAGGACAGACGATCCACGCAGGTGACGGCGTGATCCTCGAACTCGGCTCGTCGAACTGGGATCCGGCGGCCTTCCCGGAACCGGAGAAGCTGGACTTGAGCCGATCCGCACGCCACCACACCGGCTTCGGATTCGGCCCGCATCAGTGTATCGGCCAGCAACTCGCACGTGTCGAGTTGCAGATCGTATACAAAACACTGTTCCGCCGGATCCCGGAGCTCCGGGTCGCGTGCGCACGCGACGAGATCGAGTTCAAGTCAGACCGTCTCGCCTACGGCGTCTACGCGCTCCCCATGACCTGGTAG
- a CDS encoding ferredoxin, giving the protein MKITIDQDKCIASGQCVAAAADVFDQRDEDGIAFLINDDPPEEEADDVRHAAAVCPALAIFVED; this is encoded by the coding sequence ATGAAGATCACCATCGACCAGGACAAATGTATCGCCTCCGGCCAATGCGTGGCCGCGGCAGCGGACGTGTTCGACCAACGGGACGAAGACGGTATCGCCTTCCTCATCAATGATGACCCGCCAGAAGAGGAGGCCGACGACGTGCGGCACGCAGCTGCCGTCTGCCCAGCGTTGGCCATTTTCGTCGAAGACTGA
- a CDS encoding FAD-dependent oxidoreductase, translating to MTVHTGVLIVGASAAGLATAEALRRGGFGEPITMIGAESQAPYDRPPLSKQVLSGAWTPDRARLRSVDFLETLQLDIALGESAVTLDVASRAVQTDRRIITAEHIVIATGARPRELPGQSELQRLHSFRSLEDAVALRGDLCDAQRLVVVGDGVLGAEIAATSRSMGIDVTVVGPQAGLMESQLGPATARYLTELHEAQGVRTRLGAQVVGFDDAAGRVTGVRLANGDTLDTDVVVVAIGAVPATDWLSGSGLDVDDGVVCDHRCRAAEGIHAAGDVARIRDVTTGVTQRRENRTNATEQGIAVAADILGVGAPATPISYFWSDQFGTKIQVDGSISCDAEMSVLEGAPADGRFVAGYQCDGVVTAVLGWNMPKQSRRHRGRIGTTPSDVEGVA from the coding sequence ATGACGGTCCACACCGGCGTCCTGATCGTGGGCGCTTCTGCTGCGGGACTTGCGACCGCAGAAGCTCTGCGGCGCGGCGGCTTCGGCGAACCGATCACGATGATCGGCGCGGAATCGCAGGCGCCCTACGATCGGCCGCCGCTTTCAAAGCAGGTCTTGTCCGGTGCCTGGACGCCAGACCGAGCCCGGCTGCGGTCGGTCGACTTCCTCGAGACGCTCCAACTCGACATCGCGCTCGGCGAGAGCGCTGTCACGCTGGACGTGGCGTCACGCGCTGTGCAGACCGACCGGCGAATCATCACTGCGGAGCACATCGTGATCGCCACCGGCGCACGGCCGCGGGAACTGCCGGGACAGTCGGAACTCCAGCGACTGCACTCATTCCGTTCGCTCGAAGACGCCGTCGCACTGCGCGGTGACTTGTGCGACGCCCAACGGCTGGTGGTGGTGGGGGACGGGGTTCTCGGTGCCGAGATCGCCGCGACATCGCGCAGCATGGGGATCGATGTCACTGTTGTCGGCCCGCAGGCTGGGCTGATGGAATCCCAGCTGGGCCCGGCAACTGCGCGATACCTGACGGAACTCCATGAAGCACAAGGTGTTCGGACTCGGCTCGGCGCTCAGGTCGTAGGCTTTGACGACGCGGCAGGCCGGGTGACAGGGGTCCGGTTGGCGAACGGCGACACGCTCGACACCGATGTCGTCGTCGTCGCGATCGGTGCTGTCCCTGCCACGGATTGGTTGTCGGGAAGTGGCCTGGACGTCGACGACGGTGTCGTCTGCGACCACAGATGCCGGGCCGCGGAGGGAATCCACGCCGCCGGCGACGTCGCACGTATACGGGACGTCACGACAGGCGTGACCCAGCGTCGGGAGAACCGGACCAACGCGACCGAGCAGGGGATCGCGGTGGCCGCAGACATCCTCGGCGTCGGTGCGCCTGCCACTCCGATCTCGTACTTCTGGTCCGATCAGTTCGGGACCAAGATCCAGGTCGACGGATCGATCTCCTGTGACGCCGAGATGTCGGTCCTCGAGGGTGCACCGGCCGACGGCCGGTTCGTCGCGGGTTACCAGTGCGATGGTGTGGTGACCGCCGTCCTCGGTTGGAACATGCCCAAACAATCCCGACGACATCGCGGCCGGATAGGAACAACACCTTCCGATGTAGAGGGGGTCGCGTGA
- a CDS encoding TetR/AcrR family transcriptional regulator produces the protein MVTIPSESSSAGEWQADKPAPRRRKKEATQELILDTAERLFAENGIYAVSNRQIADAAGQGNTAVVGYHFGNRTDLIRALVSRFHRGIEPSREALLAQISGSNQLRDWLECQVRPITDRFDELGSPTWFARFGAQLISDPELSDILLEESWRESPSLQQTVDGLLKCLPFFPTQVLPERTDCAMFLIIQMCAQRERALADGLPLIRATWSEMATGLVDALVGIWTAPVTPV, from the coding sequence GTGGTCACGATTCCCTCTGAGTCATCCAGCGCCGGCGAGTGGCAGGCCGACAAGCCCGCGCCCCGCCGACGCAAGAAGGAGGCGACCCAGGAGCTCATCCTCGACACCGCGGAACGCTTGTTCGCCGAGAACGGCATCTATGCGGTCTCCAATCGCCAGATCGCCGATGCCGCCGGGCAAGGCAACACCGCAGTCGTCGGGTATCACTTCGGCAACCGAACAGATCTCATCCGCGCCCTGGTCAGCCGCTTCCACCGAGGGATCGAGCCCTCGCGCGAGGCCCTCCTTGCGCAGATCAGCGGCTCCAATCAACTCCGGGACTGGCTCGAGTGCCAGGTCCGCCCCATCACCGACCGATTCGATGAGCTCGGCTCCCCCACCTGGTTCGCGAGGTTCGGCGCCCAACTCATCTCCGATCCGGAACTGAGCGACATCCTGCTCGAAGAGTCCTGGCGCGAATCGCCGTCACTGCAGCAGACGGTCGACGGACTGCTGAAGTGCCTCCCCTTCTTCCCGACACAGGTCCTGCCCGAGCGCACGGATTGCGCGATGTTCCTCATCATCCAGATGTGCGCGCAGCGCGAGCGAGCGCTCGCCGACGGCCTGCCACTGATCCGTGCGACGTGGTCCGAGATGGCGACCGGCCTGGTCGATGCGCTGGTCGGAATATGGACCGCGCCCGTCACCCCGGTCTGA
- a CDS encoding enoyl-CoA hydratase/isomerase family protein, with product MTDASTIHNERPAADDIILYDKNPATKIATITFNRPDHLNAPTADARLRYADLLHRANVDDDVKVVVIRGVGSNLGSGADIPEAMEMEADSTNRTRMRELRVDDESAVNFPPRGSFRHGATLTQWYANSAAGCRSLQEFKKISIVEAKGYCYGWHFYQAADADLLISSDDTLFGHPAFRYIGFGPRMWTWAQTMGIRRFQEMVFTGRPFTAQEMYDCNFANRVVPREQLEAETDKYALACARTRPTDTVFMQKMFFEMMKQSQGEYLGSMLTGLFESLGGYAHPDAQDLMLDEDTVSGGINNAVKDNDDLFPPDFRLSKSGRRRAD from the coding sequence ATGACAGACGCATCGACCATTCACAACGAACGTCCAGCGGCTGACGATATTATTCTCTACGACAAGAATCCGGCGACGAAGATCGCCACGATCACGTTCAATCGTCCGGATCACCTGAACGCGCCGACGGCTGATGCCCGGTTGCGCTACGCGGATCTGCTGCACCGCGCGAACGTCGACGACGACGTGAAGGTCGTGGTGATCCGTGGCGTCGGGTCCAACCTCGGTTCGGGCGCGGACATCCCGGAGGCGATGGAGATGGAGGCGGACTCCACCAATCGGACCCGGATGCGCGAACTCCGCGTCGACGACGAATCGGCGGTCAATTTCCCGCCACGCGGCTCATTTCGCCACGGCGCCACGCTCACCCAGTGGTACGCGAACTCGGCCGCCGGCTGCCGCAGTTTGCAGGAGTTCAAGAAGATCAGCATCGTCGAGGCCAAGGGCTACTGCTACGGATGGCACTTCTACCAGGCTGCCGACGCCGACCTCCTCATCTCATCCGACGACACACTGTTCGGTCACCCGGCGTTCCGCTACATCGGCTTCGGGCCTCGGATGTGGACGTGGGCACAGACCATGGGAATTCGACGCTTCCAGGAGATGGTCTTCACCGGCAGACCGTTCACGGCACAGGAGATGTACGACTGCAACTTCGCCAATCGGGTCGTCCCTCGGGAGCAACTGGAAGCCGAGACAGACAAGTATGCGCTCGCCTGTGCACGCACCCGCCCCACCGACACCGTCTTCATGCAGAAGATGTTCTTCGAGATGATGAAGCAGTCCCAGGGTGAGTACCTGGGAAGCATGTTGACCGGACTGTTCGAATCCCTTGGCGGATACGCACATCCGGATGCACAAGATCTCATGTTGGACGAGGACACGGTCTCGGGCGGCATCAACAATGCGGTGAAGGACAACGATGATCTCTTCCCGCCCGACTTCAGGTTGAGCAAGTCGGGCCGACGACGGGCCGATTGA
- a CDS encoding CoA transferase: protein MSTTHLPLDGYTIVDMSTGIAGAYCTKVLADGGAEIVKIEPPEGDPLRSWSASGAVVEPGTDGALFTHLACSKRSVVVDPDSGTDLDTLHGLLASADAVVWSRESTFADISGLGAEAIRNEHPHLVVTAITPFGLEGPWSGRAATEFTLQAWSGGIVGLGRGAPDRAPVHVGGRIGEWFAGAYAAAGTLTSLRRRADSGRGDLIDLSMLETQIQGLTYHPVTFLELRDRPFRSERSVFVPGVSQASDGMVAVGVATAQQWFDLCVLVGHPEWIDRDNPLAITETATKVAPEIYEWIRARTVDEVCEQATAFRIPNSPVANGANLTGMPHHDERGSFVKNPSKSFSQPGHPYRMSAFRLPQPDNPPALGEHTDAYRTRAAEIASRQRTDSREIAQALPFEGLRVLDMTAFWAGPSCTHVLAMLGAEVIHLESTSRPDGTRMIAGVPMTDELWWEKSPIFSGLNTNKKSVTINIQTEQGQELLRELVKTCDVLVENYTPRVLDQIGMDYDSVKALRPDIIMVRMPGFGLDGPWRDKAAFAYVIEDAAGLTWLTGHPDQNPIEPYSIGDPNAGIHALIGLLIALEHRGKTGEGTLVEASMLDAALNVTAEQVVEHSAYGNLLTRQGNRGPSAAPQNLYQAAGLDEFGRDDRWVAIAVETDEQWLALRTALGSPEWAVDPELLTAQGRRDHHDLIDEHLAQWCRVLDDDDIVERLWSVDVPVGKVMQPHRQTELPQLQARGFFAQVDHPVNGTASHSTLPLTFSGGRGEFTVRAAPLLGEHNTEILSGLGLSESDIERLEQDKIIGQSLSF, encoded by the coding sequence ATGTCCACCACGCACCTCCCCCTCGACGGCTACACCATCGTCGACATGTCGACCGGGATCGCCGGCGCCTACTGCACGAAAGTGCTCGCCGACGGCGGCGCCGAAATCGTGAAGATCGAACCACCGGAAGGAGATCCACTCCGCAGCTGGTCTGCATCGGGTGCCGTCGTCGAGCCGGGGACCGACGGTGCGTTGTTCACCCACCTCGCCTGCTCGAAGCGGAGCGTCGTGGTGGATCCCGACAGCGGTACCGACCTCGACACGCTGCACGGGCTGCTGGCGAGTGCCGACGCCGTGGTGTGGTCCCGCGAATCGACCTTCGCGGACATATCCGGTCTAGGGGCGGAAGCGATCCGAAACGAACACCCGCACCTGGTGGTCACCGCGATCACCCCGTTCGGTCTGGAAGGGCCCTGGAGCGGCAGGGCTGCAACGGAGTTCACTCTCCAGGCATGGTCGGGTGGAATCGTCGGCCTCGGGCGGGGAGCGCCCGACCGCGCCCCGGTTCATGTCGGCGGCCGTATCGGGGAATGGTTTGCCGGAGCCTACGCCGCGGCCGGGACGCTGACGTCACTTCGACGCCGCGCCGACTCCGGGCGAGGAGATCTGATCGACCTCTCGATGCTCGAGACCCAGATCCAGGGATTGACCTACCACCCCGTGACCTTCCTCGAACTCCGCGACCGGCCGTTCCGGTCGGAACGCTCGGTGTTCGTTCCCGGTGTCTCGCAGGCCTCTGATGGGATGGTGGCCGTCGGAGTTGCCACGGCCCAGCAATGGTTCGACCTCTGCGTCCTCGTCGGCCATCCGGAGTGGATCGACCGGGACAACCCGCTGGCCATCACCGAGACGGCGACGAAGGTCGCCCCGGAGATCTACGAATGGATCCGCGCCCGGACCGTGGACGAGGTGTGTGAGCAGGCGACCGCCTTCCGCATCCCGAACTCCCCGGTCGCCAATGGCGCGAACCTCACCGGCATGCCCCACCACGACGAGCGCGGTTCGTTTGTGAAGAATCCGTCGAAGAGCTTCAGCCAGCCGGGGCATCCCTACCGGATGAGCGCTTTCCGGCTCCCACAGCCGGACAACCCGCCCGCGCTGGGCGAACACACCGACGCCTACCGTACCCGGGCCGCCGAGATCGCGAGCCGGCAGAGGACAGACTCTCGAGAGATCGCCCAGGCACTTCCGTTCGAAGGGCTCCGGGTTCTCGACATGACCGCCTTCTGGGCTGGGCCGTCGTGCACGCATGTACTCGCGATGCTGGGTGCGGAGGTGATCCATCTGGAATCGACTTCACGCCCGGACGGGACCCGGATGATCGCCGGCGTGCCGATGACGGACGAACTGTGGTGGGAGAAGTCGCCGATCTTCTCCGGACTCAACACGAACAAGAAGAGTGTGACCATCAACATCCAGACCGAGCAGGGGCAGGAGCTGCTACGAGAACTGGTCAAGACCTGTGATGTGCTGGTGGAGAACTACACTCCGCGAGTCCTCGATCAGATCGGCATGGATTACGACTCCGTCAAGGCCCTGCGCCCGGACATCATCATGGTCCGCATGCCCGGATTCGGGCTCGACGGCCCCTGGCGTGACAAGGCGGCCTTCGCTTACGTCATCGAGGACGCCGCCGGACTCACGTGGCTCACCGGCCATCCCGATCAGAATCCCATCGAGCCCTACTCCATCGGCGATCCGAACGCGGGCATCCACGCACTGATCGGCCTCCTGATCGCACTCGAGCACCGCGGGAAGACCGGCGAAGGCACGCTCGTCGAGGCGAGCATGCTCGACGCCGCACTCAACGTCACCGCCGAGCAGGTCGTCGAGCATTCCGCATACGGGAATCTGCTCACCAGACAAGGGAACCGCGGGCCGTCCGCCGCACCCCAGAACTTGTACCAGGCCGCGGGACTCGATGAGTTCGGCCGCGATGACCGCTGGGTGGCCATCGCCGTCGAGACCGATGAGCAGTGGCTCGCGTTACGAACCGCGCTCGGGTCACCCGAGTGGGCGGTGGACCCCGAACTGCTGACCGCTCAGGGACGCCGGGACCACCACGACCTCATCGATGAACACCTGGCGCAATGGTGCAGGGTCCTCGACGATGACGACATCGTCGAGCGCCTGTGGAGCGTCGACGTGCCCGTCGGCAAGGTGATGCAACCACATCGACAGACCGAGCTGCCTCAGCTACAGGCGCGCGGGTTCTTCGCGCAGGTCGACCATCCCGTGAACGGTACTGCTTCGCACAGCACGTTGCCCCTGACGTTCTCGGGTGGGCGGGGTGAGTTCACCGTCAGAGCAGCGCCGCTTCTCGGTGAGCACAACACCGAGATCCTCTCGGGACTCGGACTCTCCGAGAGTGACATCGAGCGATTGGAGCAGGACAAGATCATCGGACAGTCGCTGTCCTTCTAG
- a CDS encoding 3,4-dihydroxy-2-butanone-4-phosphate synthase, with the protein MSAGSLLDLGMNYRDPLQADPDGASTQEAVSRLRRGEMVMISDDVSASPRYDLVCAADRLTTAQTAFLVRHTSGFLQVALRDARCDRLQLPPVAPTLDRRSSQQCVGVDAATGTGTGISATDRTRTINTLGRRDCMPADLTRPGHVLPVRVAVSPPWHELAGLALELAEASGSVAAVFATLVGTGRRSDGLLDSDEAEVFASRHRLQIIGYTEAGLVRESRLR; encoded by the coding sequence GTGAGTGCCGGCTCTCTCCTCGACCTCGGGATGAACTACCGTGATCCCCTTCAGGCAGACCCTGACGGCGCCTCGACGCAGGAGGCGGTGTCGCGGTTGCGGCGCGGCGAGATGGTGATGATCTCTGACGACGTCAGCGCTTCACCTCGCTACGACCTTGTCTGCGCCGCCGACCGCCTGACGACGGCGCAAACGGCGTTCCTCGTCCGGCACACGTCCGGGTTCCTGCAGGTGGCACTGCGTGATGCGCGCTGCGATCGCCTGCAGCTGCCACCGGTGGCACCGACGCTCGACCGTCGGTCATCCCAGCAGTGTGTCGGGGTGGACGCCGCAACGGGAACCGGTACCGGGATCTCGGCCACCGATCGAACACGGACCATCAACACCCTGGGTCGGCGGGACTGCATGCCCGCCGACCTCACGCGCCCAGGCCATGTGCTCCCCGTGCGTGTCGCCGTCAGCCCCCCGTGGCACGAACTGGCCGGTCTTGCTCTGGAACTGGCGGAGGCCTCGGGCTCGGTCGCGGCGGTGTTCGCAACCCTGGTCGGCACCGGACGTCGCTCGGACGGTCTGCTCGACAGCGACGAAGCGGAGGTGTTCGCGAGCCGGCATCGCCTTCAGATCATCGGATACACCGAGGCCGGTCTCGTTCGCGAATCGCGGCTCCGCTGA
- a CDS encoding IclR family transcriptional regulator, with product MTALLTDDCAVNVQNTLPLSMVERMTLIMEAFDRPLARLTLDEVTQHTGLPRSTAHRILDQLVQCRWLIHAKTHYSLGSLALTLGGRELAQHELRSAASDTLQALALRTGLYVHLASLAGSEIYYLDMFGGRNGQRVPSQVGGRAPAHCTAAGKAILANLSPEYVDNQYSNVIRSGRTDYSITDIVALHQELARIRGRNGLAVERGECFGHLACVGAAIRNCDGPVGAISIVTRHGSPMEPLAPMVLRAARAISDKLMHGSRVS from the coding sequence ATGACCGCATTGCTGACCGACGACTGCGCGGTGAACGTGCAGAACACCTTGCCTCTGTCGATGGTCGAGCGGATGACGCTGATCATGGAGGCGTTCGACCGACCACTGGCCCGGCTGACCTTGGACGAGGTGACCCAGCACACCGGCCTGCCACGGTCCACGGCGCACCGCATTCTGGATCAGCTCGTGCAGTGTCGGTGGCTCATTCATGCCAAGACCCACTACAGCCTCGGCAGTCTCGCACTCACCCTGGGCGGGCGTGAGCTCGCACAGCATGAACTACGTTCCGCAGCATCGGACACCCTGCAAGCACTGGCCCTCCGCACCGGTCTGTACGTTCATCTCGCATCCCTGGCCGGCTCCGAGATCTACTATCTCGACATGTTCGGCGGACGGAACGGCCAGCGGGTGCCTTCGCAGGTCGGTGGCCGAGCTCCTGCGCATTGCACCGCAGCCGGCAAGGCCATCCTGGCAAACTTGTCGCCTGAGTATGTCGACAATCAGTACTCCAACGTGATCCGCAGTGGCCGTACAGATTACAGCATCACCGATATCGTCGCCCTGCACCAGGAACTCGCCCGCATACGCGGCCGCAACGGATTGGCCGTCGAGCGTGGCGAATGCTTCGGTCATCTGGCGTGTGTGGGTGCGGCCATTCGAAACTGCGACGGTCCCGTCGGCGCGATCTCCATCGTCACCCGGCACGGCAGTCCGATGGAGCCGCTGGCTCCGATGGTGCTCCGGGCCGCACGGGCGATCTCGGACAAGCTGATGCACGGCAGCCGCGTTTCCTGA